A genome region from Mercenaria mercenaria strain notata chromosome 11, MADL_Memer_1, whole genome shotgun sequence includes the following:
- the LOC123532364 gene encoding uncharacterized protein LOC123532364 isoform X1 — MLEKFNQHLIVRNYKRTAKLFFRLKIKRNIASRSHQTVTPCYINSACALEDGTLVLADRDNRKLKRVESSNYTVTDSCYLSAYPWQVCAVNNQEVAVSCGRAGVKFVSLQPKMTVTRQINPGHTCRGLAYVDGHLYITDVDSVYEYTTTGTMLRQFTKNQSGKPIFCNIYSLAVSGDGGKIYVADRKNGLVSIDRTGKVLGVFNSLKVRSPEDILVTDNGSVLVCGYDSKNIVQFGSDCEMIGEVDLLKSNSNEKGCTSICYSSFSSKVIVGRYSTNEIEVYELI, encoded by the coding sequence ATGTTAGAAAAGTTCAACCAACATCTGATAGTAAGAAATTACAAAAGGACAGCAAAACTCTTTTTCAGattaaagataaaaagaaatatagCGTCAAGGTCTCATCAGACAGTAACGCCATGTTACATTAACAGTGCCTGTGCTCTTGAAGATGGAACACTAGTACTTGCTGATCGTGATAACCGGAAACTAAAACGTGTAGAAAGTAGCAACTACACAGTTACTGATTCCTGTTATCTATCTGCTTACCCATGGCAAGTATGTGCTGTAAATAACCAGGAAGTTGCTGTCAGTTGTGGGAGAGCTGGAGTTAAGTTTGTTTCCCTTCAACCCAAAATGACAGTTACCAGACAGATAAACCCTGGTCATACATGTAGAGGATTAGCATATGTTGACGGACATCTGTATATTACAGACGTGGATTCAGTTTATGAATATACTACAACAGGAACAATGCTTCGCCAGTTCACTAAGAACCAGTCGGGAAAACCGATTTTTTGCAATATATACAGTTTAGCAGTTAGTGGTGACGGTGGTAAGATTTATGTTGCTGATAGAAAGAATGGTCTTGTTTCTATTGACAGAACGGGCAAGGTACTCGGGGTATTCAATAGTCTGAAAGTAAGAAGCCCTGAAGATATTTTGGTAACAGACAACGGAAGTGTACTTGTTTGTGGATATGACTCTAAAAATATCGTACAATTTGGATCCGACTGCGAGATGATCGGAGAGGTAGATCTACTAAAATCAAATAGTAACGAGAAAGGATGTACATCTATCTGCTATAGTTCATTCAGTTCAAAAGTAATCGTAGGTCGTTATAGCACAAATGAGATTGAAGTGTATGAGCTCATTTAA